In a single window of the Montipora capricornis isolate CH-2021 chromosome 11, ASM3666992v2, whole genome shotgun sequence genome:
- the LOC138023814 gene encoding uncharacterized protein, producing the protein MRGIFFPVIVTSICALAFLQERVEGQLIWQQINLEPVCFHANGRRPGTLQYTGNDGKLMAAMKLVYRSGKVRCDSKVAFESHWGCYHHPDYVRHPLNVIVTDQHDNIIYPDEKFFKNGGLWYYLPFVDALHSDELVFTNYNNPFYISNRVTIKIWYGEDLRNWKAEDNGGKVCVDVYADLK; encoded by the exons ATGCGCGGCATTTTCTTCCCTGTAATTGTCACATCAATATGTGCGTTGGCTTTTCTTCAAGAGCGAGTCGAAG GCCAGCTCATCTGGCAGCAGATTAATTTAGAACCAGTATGCTTTCATGCCAATGGGAGGCGACCTGGAACTTTACAATACACTGGCAACGACGGAAAATTGATGGCTGCAATGAAGTTGGTCTATCGCAGTGGCAAAGTTCGTTGTGATAGCAAGGTGGCATTTGAGAGTCATTGGGGCTGTTACCACCACCCAGATTACGTGAGACATCCACTCAATGTCATCGTCACGGATCAACATGATAACATCATCTATCCAGACGAAAAGTTCTTCAAGAATGGTGGTCTCTGGTACTATCTTCCTTTCGTCGATGCTCTTCACTCGGATGAGCTCGTGTTTACCAACTACAACAACCCTTTCTACATCTCAAATAGGGTCACTATCAAAATCTGGTACGGCGAGGATCTTCGGAACTGGAAAGCTGAGGACAATGGAGGAAAAGTTTGCGTCGATGTGTATGCCGATCTTAAGTAA
- the LOC138023071 gene encoding adrenocorticotropic hormone receptor-like: MGLGASHCVGVWAPPEVSLTTMVLALIFMIATVPGNMMVILAVLVDPNKNLRSPFTFLIANLAVTDLIVGLLVEPLSINTHYREARGLSISMSWFSQSVYFLCCTASLLSLAALTVDRYLAITKPLWYRANTNYRRVGLTAATVWFLSGCFTSLFFFVGFVTYAFAFANITMFCTLFIFIFSYVRIFQYAKRQIANISSLTDGQSEHNKARQRAIEMENNFTKTYLIMLGVFLSCYLPSCIMIYLMNLCHTCSCELIHWLRDFHFVFITINSLINPFLYAFRLPNFKSAVVRMLHCTFRVAPAMNPHTTSTRHQGPHGKIEVALTQSA, encoded by the coding sequence ATGGGGCTTGGAGCAAGCCACTGCGTTGGAGTCTGGGCTCCACCCGAGGTATCATTGACCACGATGGTTCTCGCTCTTATATTCATGATAGCCACCGTTCCTGGAAATATGATGGTCATTCTTGCAGTGTTAGTGGACCCAAATAAAAACCTACGAAGTCCTTTCACGTTTCTGATCGCCAACCTCGCTGTGACAGATCTAATTGTTGGCTTGTTGGTCGAACCCTTATCCATCAATACCCACTATCGAGAGGCACGAGGCCTTTCCATCAGCATGTCGTGGTTTTCACAATCTGTTTATTTTCTCTGTTGTACAGCTTCTCTTTTGAGTTTGGCTGCTCTTACTGTTGACCGTTACTTGGCCATCACAAAGCCGCTATGGTATCGAGCCAATACCAATTACAGGCGAGTAGGCCTGACTGCTGCCACTGTCTGGTTCCTATCTGGCTGCTTtacctctcttttcttttttgtgggttTTGTCACATACGCGTTTGCGTTTGCTAATATCACCATGTTCTGTACACTCTTCATTTTCATCTTTTCCTATGTGCGCATTTTCCAGTACGCCAAAAGACAGATCGCTAACATCAGTTCCCTAACTGACGGTCAATCAGAACACAACAAAGCGCGTCAGCGCGCTATAGAGATGGAAAACAATTTCACCAAAACATATTTAATCATGCTTGGGGTCTTTCTATCTTGTTACCTCCCTTCTTGCATCATGATCTATCTAATGAACCTATGCCACACTTGCAGTTGCGAGCTCATTCATTGGCTCAGAGATTTCCACTTTGTATTTATCACCATTAATTCCCTCATTAATCCTTTCCTTTATGCTTTTCGcctaccaaacttcaagagtgCTGTAGTACGCATGCTCCACTGCACATTTCGAGTGGCACCTGCCATGAATCCCCATACCACCAGTACTAGACACCAAGGTCCTCACGGGAAAATCGAAGTAGCCTTAACCCAGTCCGCTTAA
- the LOC138024991 gene encoding small integral membrane protein 7-like — translation MAFISDILVAGTLLINACAVLNFKLKKKNPTDSFGEENDEPSLGEKFKEFLLNLRYFRIFIGLWNVVMIVFMIVLFGS, via the exons ATGGCTTTCATTTCTGACATTCTCGTAGCTGG CACGTTGTTGATAAATGCCTGTGCTGTATTAAACTTCAAACT TAAAAAGAAGAATCCTACTGATTCATTTGGAGAGGAAAATGATGAGCCTTCACTTG GTGAAAAGTTCAAGGAATTTCTCCTTAATCTACGATACTTCAGGATTTTTATTGGACTCTGGAACGTTGTTATGATTGTATTCATGATTGT ATTGTTTGGTTCCTGA